One genomic region from Gossypium hirsutum isolate 1008001.06 chromosome D13, Gossypium_hirsutum_v2.1, whole genome shotgun sequence encodes:
- the LOC107920101 gene encoding uncharacterized protein — MATPPPSPPSKIDLWTILSESRRILKAHSGHFQALTVLFLLPSSCFLSIYPFIYQHFSPTIESHLSFLEQNPPIFPIKLPIFNLLYTLILSIFSFFAIGSITYSVFHGFYGRPLNLLSSFKAASTSFFPLLLTSLVTQFIVYGISLVIVLVFFALIKATQFYSSPTFILLILVYVIIFTSTITYLQLNWIFAQAIVVVESSWGLEPLKRSRNLVKGMKGVAFKMMLFFGFFIACNTWLSIQRLRDPAGDKWTSWTFVMNIVSTSCFYMLLMLHGLAANTVFYIYAKALHGELDEEFATQYVSLPVDDGKVNVPYVVSIV, encoded by the coding sequence ATGGCAACGCCTCCACCATCTCCGCCGTCAAAAATCGACCTCTGGACCATCCTATCCGAATCCAGGCGCATACTCAAAGCCCACAGTGGCCACTTCCAAGCTCTCACAGTCCTCTTTCTCCTCCCTTCCTCTTGTTTTTTATCCATTTATCCCTTCATCTATCAACACTTCTCTCCCACCATTGAATCCCACCTCAGCTTCCTTGAACAAAATCCCCCCATCTTCCCCATTAAACTCCCCATCTTCAATCTCCTTTACACCCTCATCCTctccatcttttctttcttcgCTATCGGTTCCATCACTTACAGCGTTTTCCACGGCTTTTACGGTCGACCCCTCAACCTTTTATCCTCTTTTAAGGCAGCTTCCACTTCCTTCTTCCCTCTCCTCTTGACTTCCCTTGTAACCCAGTTTATCGTTTATGGAATCAGTTTAGTTATTGTTTTGGTCTTTTTTGCATTAATCAAAGCAACCCAATTTTACTCTTCACCTACTTTCATCTTACTTATCCTTGTCTATGTGATCATTTTCACGTCTACTATAACTTATCTCCAACTGAACTGGATATTTGCTCAAGCTATCGTAGTAGTTGAATCAAGCTGGGGACTTGAACCATTAAAGCGAAGTCGAAATCTAGTTAAAGGAATGAAAGGGGTTGCTTTTAAGATGATGCTGTTTTTCGGCTTCTTCATTGCGTGTAATACCTGGCTCTCAATTCAAAGACTGAGGGATCCAGCTGGTGATAAATGGACAAGTTGGACATTTGTTATGAATATTGTCTCCACTTCCTGCTTCTACATGTTGCTTATGCTTCATGGTTTGGCTGCAAATACAGTTTTCTATATATATGCCAAGGCTCTACATGGAGAGCTTGATGAAGAATTTGCTACACAGTATGTAAGTTTGCCTGTTGATGATGGGAAAGTGAATGTTCCTTATGTTGTTTCAATCGTTTAA
- the LOC107920100 gene encoding probable protein S-acyltransferase 22 yields the protein MRKHGWQLPYHPLQVVAVAVFLALGFAFYVFFAPFVGKKMFQYIVMGIYTPLITCCFGLYIWCAAADPADPGVFKSKKYLKIPENGKHSGPKDSKLGGDSTTSLHDDNATSVGGKFLEKDAAATHETLKNMSLRTDRNNASSKQSSCFLWIFFPCAFICKCCSSNEESSEQQMSEDGMFYCSLCEVEVFKYSKHCRVCDKCVDRFDHHCRWLNNCIGQRNYRQFFALMVSTLLLLILQWSTGILVLICCFIDRKQFSTDIATKLGSSFSLVPFVIVVALCTILAMVATLPIAQLLFFHILLMKKGISTYDYIIALREQEQEQQGIGGHQSPQMSPASSLTGLSSASSFSTFHRGAWCTPPRLFLEDQFDVVPPDTGSVSSYGKKMVGEEPIKKKNPGAVKISPWTLARLNAEDVSKAAAEARKKSKILQPVVRRETSSGLEAESSFGSSGRQVFSRADSRRRASKRVRLPADLPMDPLMTISAKDTSSSLAPLQLEARSAFQTSRAMSSYAGIVASSPESSLDSPDIHPFRVSSSGAEESRRLTSLSSVNMAVPKGFPLSRSTSDGYEASGGEDSDRVPSRIIETSTNWSNVLFDSEQDDSIVKLKAPSSSSQANIRML from the exons ATGAGGAAGCATGGATGGCAGCTTCCTTATCATCCTCTCCAg GTGGTGGCTGTTGCTGTGTTCTTGGCACTTGGATTTGCATTCTATGTGTTCTTTGCTCCTTTTGTTGGGAAGAAGATGTTTCAATACATTGTGATGGGAATCTATACTCCTCTT ATTACATGTTGCTTTGGCCTATATATTTGGTGTGCGGCAGCTGATCCTGCAGATCCAGGAGTTTTTAAGTCAAAAAAGTACCTCAAAATTCCTGAAAATGGAAAGCATTCTGGACCAAAGGATTCTAAATTAGGTGGGGATTCAACTACATCATTGCATGACGACAATGCTACTTCAGTTGGAGGAAAATTTCTGGAAAAGGATGCAGCAGCTACACATGAAACCTTGAAAAACATGAGCCTTAGAACTGATAGAAACAATGCTTCATCGAAGCAATCGTCTTGTTTCCTATGGATTTTTTTCCCTTGTGCTTTTATCTGCAAGTGCTGTAGCTCAAACGAAGAATCTTCTGAACAACAAATGAGTGAAGATGGCATGTTCTATTGCAGTTTGTGTGAAGTTGAG GTTTTCAAATACAGCAAGCACTGCAGAGTCTGCGACAAATGTGTTGACCGTTTCGATCATCACTGCAGG TGGCTCAACAATTGCATCGGCCAAAGGAACTACCGGCAATTTTTTGCTCTCATGGTTTCGACTCTTCTATTG CTTATTCTACAATGGTCAACCGGAATCCTTGTACTTATCTGCTGTTTCATCGATCGGAAGCAGTTTTCTACTGATATTGCAACGAAGTTAGGAAGCAGTTTCTCTTTGGTTCCATTTGTTATTGTGGTT GCATTGTGCACCATTTTGGCTATGGTTGCTACGCTACCTATTGCACAGCTTTTATTCTTTCACATTCTACTCATGAAAAAG GGAATCAGCACATATGATTATATAATAGCTTTACGGGAGCAGGAGCAAGAGCAACAAGGTATTGGTGGTCACCAGAGTCCACAAATGTCCCCGGCTAGCTCACTTACTGGATTAAGTAGTGCTAGTTCCTTTTCTACTTTTCATAGGGGTGCATGGTGTACACCACCACGGCTGTTCCTCGAAGATCag TTCGATGTTGTTCCTCCCGATACTGGATCTGTGAGTTCATATGGGAAAAAAATGGTAGGAGAGGAACCTATCAAGAAGAAGAATCCGGGAGCAGTTAAGATCAGTCCGTGGACATTGGCACGGTTAAATGCAGAAGATGTTTCAAAAGCTGCAGCTGAAGCAAGGAAAAAGTCCAAAATCCTGCAGCCTGTTGTGAGACGGGAAACCTCTTCCGGGCTAGAAGCAGAAAGTAGCTTTGGAAGCAGTGGCCGACAAGTGTTCTCAAGAGCTGATAGCAGAAGACGAGCATCTAAGCGAGTGCGTCTCCCAGCTGACCTACCCATGGATCCCTTAATGACCATTTCTGCTAAAGACACATCAAGTAGTTTGGCACCTCTTCAACTGGAAGCACGAAGCGCTTTCCAAACCAGTCGAGCAATGTCAAGCTATGCTGGGATTGTTGCCTCTTCTCCTGAGAGCAGTTTAGACTCGCCAGATATTCATCCATTTCGGGTCTCCTCATCGGGAGCTGAAGAATCAAGAAGGCTAACAAGTTTATCTTCTGTCAATATGGCTGTTCCAAAGGGATTTCCTTTATCAAGGTCTACTAGTGACGGGTATGAAGCATCAGGTGGGGAAGACAGTGATCGAGTTCCTTCGAGAATTATCGAGACATCAACAAACTGGAGCAACGTTCTTTTCGATTCCGAACAGGATGATAGTATCGTTAAACTAAAAGCACCATCTTCATCCAGCCAGGCTAACATTAGAATGCTGTGA